A section of the Paenibacillus segetis genome encodes:
- the yabQ gene encoding spore cortex biosynthesis protein YabQ, which translates to MNLQTQWMTLLWMLFSGGMMGIAFDSYRVISGELRFPRWSVHVLDLFYWIAAALFVFRNLYHSNQGELRFYVFLGLFIGIWIYFLFLSVITERFVVMLMKVTKRIYAVIVRIIQLLLIVPIRWLLKVIRILLSFVWIMLMFIGRITILPIWKLLTWMTSPIRKRLRIGERLRFIQQWAIRIWQRWFSKN; encoded by the coding sequence ATGAATCTGCAGACGCAATGGATGACCCTGCTGTGGATGTTATTCTCCGGGGGAATGATGGGAATTGCCTTTGATAGCTATCGTGTGATCTCGGGAGAACTTCGTTTTCCGCGCTGGAGTGTTCATGTCTTGGATTTATTCTATTGGATTGCGGCAGCGTTGTTCGTTTTTCGAAATCTGTACCATAGTAACCAGGGAGAACTACGATTCTATGTATTTTTAGGTCTTTTTATAGGAATTTGGATTTATTTTTTGTTCCTCAGTGTTATAACAGAGCGTTTTGTGGTAATGTTAATGAAGGTGACTAAACGTATTTATGCAGTAATAGTAAGGATAATTCAACTTTTGTTGATAGTTCCGATACGTTGGTTGCTGAAGGTAATCAGAATTCTTCTCAGTTTTGTCTGGATTATGTTAATGTTTATCGGGCGGATTACTATTTTACCGATCTGGAAGCTATTAACATGGATGACTAGTCCTATACGTAAGCGTCTGAGAATTGGTGAAAGACTTCGCTTCATACAACAATGGGCGATTAGAATATGGCAACGCTGGTTCAGCAAGAATTGA
- a CDS encoding FtsB family cell division protein, which produces MSSVKKKSTNKGQASSSSTGARRRLRLWAGFMIIFLGWAGYTYIAQSGEIEAKSQQLAERETSMATSKQSLDQLEYELNRLKDPEYIGQIAMKKYGLYKPGEIPVRVSESETGND; this is translated from the coding sequence GTGAGCTCAGTTAAGAAAAAGTCTACTAACAAAGGCCAAGCTTCTTCAAGTTCTACCGGGGCACGTAGAAGGCTCCGTTTATGGGCGGGATTTATGATCATATTTCTTGGTTGGGCGGGATACACTTACATAGCTCAATCTGGGGAAATTGAAGCAAAATCTCAGCAACTAGCGGAGAGAGAGACCTCCATGGCCACAAGTAAACAAAGCTTAGACCAGTTAGAATATGAATTAAACCGACTCAAGGATCCTGAATATATTGGGCAAATCGCAATGAAGAAATACGGTCTATACAAACCGGGGGAAATTCCAGTCCGGGTATCAGAGTCTGAGACGGGAAATGATTGA
- the hydF gene encoding [FeFe] hydrogenase H-cluster maturation GTPase HydF, protein MSLNATPRGDRIHIAIYGRSNVGKSSVINALTGQEIAVVSPVKGTTTDPVYKAMELLPLGPVVLIDTAGLDDEGLLGYLRKQKTREVISRTDLALVVVEATVGADDFYVDLLAELRSKDIPVIIVLNKTDVAEDVESIRNEVEFILDSKSIPFCATKGDGAAELKQAIINTLPHDNERFRIVGDLVSPGDLVVLVVPIDSAAPKGRLILPQQQTIRDILESDATAIVTKEHELKRTLKQLGKKPRLVITDSQAFHQVAADTPIDIPLTSFSILYARYKGNLNELVKGARTIDNLRDGDHVLIAEACTHHQQSDDIGTVKIPGWLSQVTGKQLHIEHITGYSYPHDLSRYALIVHCGACMLNRRAMLHRIGETMIAGVPIVNYGVLIAYLHGVFPRAIELFPSALNAWEESVSRTTSW, encoded by the coding sequence ATGAGCCTGAATGCAACACCAAGGGGAGATCGGATTCATATCGCAATTTATGGACGGAGTAATGTAGGTAAATCAAGTGTAATTAACGCCCTAACAGGACAAGAGATTGCTGTAGTCTCCCCTGTGAAGGGCACGACAACCGACCCGGTATATAAAGCAATGGAGTTGCTGCCACTTGGTCCGGTCGTCCTGATTGACACCGCGGGGCTGGATGATGAGGGACTACTTGGGTACCTGCGCAAGCAGAAGACAAGAGAAGTAATTAGCCGAACCGATCTCGCTTTGGTGGTTGTTGAAGCGACAGTGGGTGCTGATGATTTTTATGTAGACTTACTTGCTGAGCTAAGGTCAAAAGATATTCCCGTCATTATTGTTCTCAATAAAACGGATGTCGCGGAAGATGTGGAGAGCATCCGTAATGAAGTTGAATTCATTCTTGATAGTAAGAGCATTCCCTTTTGCGCTACAAAGGGGGACGGCGCTGCGGAGCTGAAGCAGGCAATCATTAACACCCTCCCTCATGATAACGAGCGATTCCGTATTGTAGGCGACCTAGTGTCCCCTGGAGATTTAGTCGTACTGGTCGTTCCGATTGATTCTGCTGCACCAAAAGGGAGACTGATTCTGCCGCAGCAGCAAACCATCCGCGACATTCTAGAGAGCGATGCCACTGCTATCGTTACCAAAGAGCATGAATTGAAGAGAACGCTGAAACAGCTAGGTAAGAAGCCACGGCTGGTTATCACGGACTCGCAAGCCTTCCACCAAGTCGCTGCCGATACCCCTATTGATATTCCGCTCACCTCATTCTCGATCCTGTATGCGCGTTATAAGGGCAATTTGAATGAGTTGGTTAAAGGAGCTCGGACCATCGATAATTTACGTGATGGCGATCATGTATTGATTGCTGAAGCTTGCACTCACCATCAGCAGTCTGATGACATTGGCACCGTCAAAATACCAGGATGGCTAAGCCAGGTGACTGGCAAGCAACTTCATATTGAGCACATAACCGGGTATAGTTATCCGCATGATCTGAGCCGCTATGCCTTAATTGTTCACTGCGGTGCCTGTATGTTAAACCGTCGAGCCATGCTGCATCGCATTGGCGAAACGATGATTGCCGGGGTTCCCATCGTTAACTATGGGGTGTTGATCGCTTATTTACACGGGGTTTTCCCACGCGCAATTGAATTGTTCCCTTCTGCTTTGAACGCTTGGGAAGAGTCAGTGAGTAGGACTACTAGCTGGTAA
- the hydG gene encoding [FeFe] hydrogenase H-cluster radical SAM maturase HydG, which produces MSTAAQREQADFIRDEEIVESLAYGAFAAQEQDVVRTILDQAMACKGLSAMEAAVLLHVDDDELLEEIFHAAREVKERIYGNRIVLFAPLYVSNYCVNNCQYCGYKQSNTSMSRRRLNSEELIQEVEVLQKLGHKRLTLEAGEDPLHCSTDYLIECIETIYSVKVDNGSIRRINVNIAATTEEDYRRLADVGIGTYILFQETYHRPTYRKIHTKGPKRDYDWHTTAMDRAMRGGIDDVGVGVLYGLYDHKYETIAMLLHAEHLEATFGCGPHTVSVPRLRPAAGVDLESFPYLVSDQEFKKIVAVLRLAIPYAGMILSTREDPEFRDQVIKLGISQISAGSCTGVGGYVDTYEGNENADRSQFEVGDHRSPLEIIKSLCRDGYLPSYCTACYREGRTGDRFMRLAKSGQIHNVCHPNSLLTLQEYLLDYGDEEAKEMGKTIIQDNIKRIPKASARKVTIDRLARIEAGERDLRF; this is translated from the coding sequence ATGAGCACAGCAGCACAGAGGGAGCAGGCTGATTTTATCCGAGATGAAGAGATTGTTGAGTCTCTTGCGTATGGAGCATTTGCAGCCCAGGAACAGGACGTAGTCCGGACGATTCTTGATCAGGCTATGGCCTGCAAAGGGTTAAGTGCGATGGAAGCGGCCGTGCTACTTCATGTTGATGATGATGAGTTGCTTGAGGAAATATTCCATGCTGCGCGCGAGGTGAAGGAGCGCATTTACGGAAATCGGATTGTGTTGTTCGCGCCGTTGTATGTGAGTAATTACTGCGTGAATAATTGTCAGTACTGTGGATACAAACAATCCAATACGAGTATGAGCCGGCGACGTTTAAACAGTGAAGAGTTGATTCAAGAGGTAGAAGTACTACAGAAGCTAGGGCATAAACGGCTCACACTGGAAGCCGGGGAAGATCCTCTGCATTGCTCGACTGATTATCTTATCGAATGTATCGAGACGATCTATTCGGTTAAGGTCGATAATGGCAGTATTCGCCGGATAAATGTCAACATTGCAGCAACAACGGAGGAAGACTATCGCAGATTAGCTGATGTTGGGATCGGTACGTATATTTTATTCCAAGAAACCTATCATAGGCCTACTTACCGTAAGATTCATACGAAAGGCCCCAAGCGTGATTACGATTGGCATACGACAGCCATGGATCGCGCGATGAGGGGAGGTATTGACGATGTTGGGGTAGGTGTTCTTTATGGGCTATATGATCACAAATACGAGACCATAGCCATGTTGCTGCACGCTGAGCATTTGGAGGCTACTTTTGGTTGTGGACCTCATACGGTCTCCGTGCCACGCTTGCGTCCGGCTGCAGGAGTTGATCTGGAGAGCTTCCCTTATCTGGTGAGTGATCAGGAGTTCAAGAAAATCGTAGCCGTACTTCGTCTTGCTATTCCATATGCAGGCATGATCCTATCTACCCGGGAAGATCCGGAGTTCCGAGATCAGGTGATCAAGCTGGGTATCTCCCAGATTAGTGCAGGCTCCTGTACGGGGGTTGGCGGGTATGTGGACACGTATGAGGGCAATGAGAACGCAGATAGATCTCAATTTGAGGTGGGGGACCATCGCTCGCCATTGGAGATTATTAAATCCCTCTGCCGTGATGGATACCTTCCGAGTTATTGCACGGCCTGTTATCGAGAGGGGCGCACCGGGGATCGATTTATGCGCCTAGCTAAGTCAGGGCAAATTCACAATGTTTGTCACCCTAACTCGTTATTAACTTTGCAGGAATATTTGCTTGATTATGGCGACGAGGAAGCTAAGGAAATGGGGAAAACGATTATTCAGGACAATATTAAACGGATTCCAAAGGCGTCGGCTAGGAAGGTCACGATTGACCGGTTGGCGCGAATTGAAGCCGGTGAGCGGGATTTGAGGTTTTAA
- the spoIIE gene encoding stage II sporulation protein E: MEKRNVISFPGMKKAKEPIGITWRTRWTSIPIVKKWSLVFAANKWNGLLLFMGFLLGKATILGELSPFAAAFFAVLVFMRRDILFLAGASMIAGAIFAPVTGHHVIVIAAELIIFYLIYKGVASFDRADISYAPLMVFTSTFFVGLVGAIIGPSLSWYAMTMIVMDAVLSFVLTLVFIQALPILTYRKKNYQLRNEEILCLVILLASVMTGSVGWSVNDLSIEHVMSRYLILIFALVGGAPLGASVGVVTGLILSLADTSALYQMSLLAFSGMLAGMLREGRKWAVGFGMLLGSSILSIYLTGPADVMSSTWESCVAVGLFLLTPKSMISVISKYVPGTQDHMNTQHEYAKRVRDITAERVTKFSHVFKQLSHSFGVVASSGELAKRNEDMDHFMNSVTEGVCGSCFRRNSCWEGKFYQTYKYMTDMMTLVEEKPGLNKEQIPPKWNKICSKTEQVLEVMKREYDLYQHDMHWKRQIYDSRQLVAEQLSGVSQVMEDLAKEIKREGQAMYKQEEQIREALEKMGLSIHSIDIVNLDHGNVEIEIVHAYTRGFDECRKIIAPLLSDILVEHIAVISESSLGGREGLACVTFGSAKTYEITTGVAGTAKGGDLLSGDSFSAMELGNGTYAVAISDGMGNGERARIESSTALNILEQLLQSGMDETLAIKSVNSILMLRSPDEIYATVDLALIDEYSARTTFMKIGSSPSFIKRGQEVIPVSASNLPIGIIQDIEIDLVTLQLYPGDTLIMMTDGIYDAPGHAVNKELWIKRLIQEIHEENPQEMADRLLDSVIRYQQNVILDDMTVVVVKVDHLRPQWATLNIPGISTLERPRTVS, encoded by the coding sequence ATGGAGAAGAGGAATGTCATCTCATTCCCAGGGATGAAGAAAGCTAAGGAGCCAATCGGTATCACATGGCGGACTAGATGGACAAGCATACCCATCGTAAAGAAGTGGAGCTTGGTCTTTGCGGCAAATAAATGGAACGGATTATTGTTATTCATGGGATTTTTACTTGGTAAAGCAACGATTCTAGGAGAGTTATCTCCTTTTGCTGCGGCTTTCTTCGCTGTCCTTGTGTTTATGCGCCGAGATATTCTCTTCTTGGCCGGTGCCTCGATGATCGCCGGAGCTATATTTGCACCTGTAACTGGTCATCACGTCATTGTCATTGCCGCAGAACTCATCATATTCTATTTGATTTATAAAGGAGTAGCATCATTCGATCGAGCCGATATTTCTTATGCGCCGCTCATGGTGTTTACTTCCACGTTTTTTGTAGGATTAGTTGGAGCCATTATTGGCCCTTCCTTGAGCTGGTATGCCATGACCATGATCGTAATGGATGCTGTATTAAGCTTTGTGCTTACGCTCGTGTTCATTCAGGCGCTGCCTATTCTTACTTACCGCAAAAAAAACTATCAACTTCGGAATGAAGAAATACTTTGCCTCGTTATTCTACTTGCTTCTGTAATGACCGGATCAGTCGGATGGTCGGTGAATGATTTATCTATCGAACATGTGATGTCGAGATATTTAATTCTTATATTTGCGTTAGTTGGCGGAGCGCCACTAGGTGCTTCTGTTGGTGTAGTAACAGGATTGATCCTTAGTTTGGCTGATACATCGGCGCTATATCAAATGAGCTTACTGGCCTTTTCCGGAATGTTGGCCGGAATGCTGCGTGAGGGACGTAAATGGGCAGTGGGCTTCGGAATGCTTCTAGGCTCCTCGATCTTGTCCATTTATCTCACGGGTCCAGCCGATGTCATGTCCTCAACATGGGAAAGTTGTGTTGCCGTTGGGCTGTTTCTTTTGACACCGAAAAGCATGATAAGCGTCATCTCCAAGTATGTACCTGGCACGCAAGATCATATGAATACTCAACATGAGTATGCGAAAAGGGTGCGAGATATTACTGCTGAGAGGGTAACGAAATTCTCGCATGTATTTAAACAGTTATCGCATAGCTTTGGAGTGGTCGCAAGCTCTGGTGAGCTAGCCAAGCGGAATGAAGACATGGATCATTTCATGAACTCCGTAACGGAAGGTGTGTGTGGGAGCTGTTTTCGCCGGAATTCTTGCTGGGAAGGTAAGTTCTATCAAACCTATAAATATATGACCGATATGATGACGTTGGTTGAAGAAAAGCCAGGTTTAAATAAAGAACAGATTCCTCCAAAGTGGAATAAAATTTGCTCCAAAACAGAACAAGTACTTGAAGTGATGAAACGGGAATACGATCTCTATCAACATGATATGCATTGGAAGCGGCAAATATACGATAGTCGCCAGCTTGTGGCAGAGCAGTTGTCCGGTGTCTCTCAGGTCATGGAGGATCTGGCCAAAGAGATTAAGCGGGAAGGTCAGGCGATGTACAAGCAGGAGGAACAGATTAGAGAAGCGCTAGAAAAGATGGGATTATCCATCCATAGTATCGATATTGTAAATCTAGATCATGGGAATGTGGAGATTGAAATTGTCCACGCTTATACTCGTGGGTTCGACGAGTGCCGGAAGATTATTGCTCCACTACTATCGGATATTCTTGTTGAACATATTGCCGTCATAAGTGAGTCTTCTTTGGGCGGAAGGGAGGGACTTGCTTGTGTGACGTTTGGCTCGGCCAAGACGTATGAGATTACGACAGGAGTAGCGGGTACAGCTAAAGGTGGGGATTTATTGTCCGGTGATAGCTTTAGTGCAATGGAACTTGGAAATGGTACTTATGCGGTAGCCATCAGTGATGGCATGGGTAATGGGGAGCGAGCAAGAATTGAGAGTAGCACGGCACTGAACATTCTTGAACAATTGCTGCAGTCGGGGATGGATGAGACACTTGCCATCAAGTCGGTTAACTCTATTTTAATGTTGCGTTCGCCGGACGAAATTTATGCTACCGTTGACCTGGCGCTAATTGATGAATATTCTGCTCGAACGACGTTTATGAAGATTGGTTCGTCTCCAAGCTTCATCAAACGGGGGCAAGAGGTTATCCCTGTATCGGCTAGCAACTTACCTATCGGAATCATTCAGGATATCGAAATTGATTTGGTAACCTTGCAATTATACCCTGGAGACACGCTGATCATGATGACCGATGGGATTTATGATGCTCCAGGTCATGCGGTAAATAAAGAACTGTGGATCAAACGATTGATCCAAGAAATTCATGAAGAGAATCCGCAGGAGATGGCAGACCGTCTGCTAGATTCTGTGATTCGGTACCAGCAAAATGTTATCTTAGATGATATGACTGTTGTTGTGGTCAAAGTGGATCACTTAAGACCGCAATGGGCAACGCTGAACATTCCAGGGATTAGCACGCTGGAGCGGCCTCGTACCGTAAGTTAG
- the yabP gene encoding sporulation protein YabP, with the protein MIEQSKGKRQELHLLQRKLLEINGVLNVESFDSEEFLLQTELGHLTIRGQNLHIKNLNLEQGQVSIEGLVNSLSYLDPGSKSSGKGLMGKLFR; encoded by the coding sequence ATGATCGAACAAAGTAAGGGGAAACGCCAGGAGCTACACTTGCTGCAAAGAAAGCTGCTGGAGATTAATGGTGTCCTCAATGTAGAGAGTTTCGACAGCGAGGAGTTTCTGTTACAGACTGAGCTTGGGCATTTAACAATCCGCGGCCAGAATTTGCATATAAAAAATTTGAATTTAGAGCAGGGACAAGTCAGTATCGAAGGCCTGGTTAATTCCCTGTCCTATTTAGATCCCGGTTCCAAGTCATCCGGTAAGGGATTGATGGGCAAGTTATTTCGATGA
- a CDS encoding S1 domain-containing RNA-binding protein, translating to MAIEVGTKLEGKVTGITHFGAFVDLSGGVTGLVHISEIADNYVKDVNDHLKIGDAVTVKVINVDKDGKIGLSIKQTVDKPVEAARPPRAPRPDRPSGGRDGDRPSGGGGGGGFNRDRGGRSFKPPAGKATFEDKVSRFLKDSEERISSLKKNTEGKRGGRGAKRM from the coding sequence ATGGCAATAGAAGTGGGCACCAAGTTAGAAGGAAAAGTGACAGGCATCACGCATTTCGGAGCATTTGTGGATCTGTCAGGAGGTGTCACGGGTCTCGTTCATATCTCGGAAATCGCCGACAATTATGTTAAAGATGTCAACGATCATCTGAAGATAGGCGACGCGGTTACCGTGAAGGTAATTAATGTCGATAAGGACGGCAAGATCGGGCTATCCATTAAGCAAACCGTAGACAAACCAGTAGAGGCTGCTAGACCGCCTCGTGCACCGAGACCTGATCGACCGTCAGGCGGAAGAGATGGAGACCGTCCAAGTGGTGGCGGCGGTGGTGGAGGATTTAACCGGGATCGGGGAGGACGTTCATTCAAACCCCCAGCTGGTAAAGCTACCTTTGAAGATAAAGTGTCACGCTTCCTCAAGGATAGCGAAGAACGCATTTCTTCACTGAAGAAGAATACGGAAGGCAAACGCGGAGGTCGCGGAGCCAAACGAATGTAA
- a CDS encoding non-ribosomal peptide synthetase family protein: MNTLLLSEKTKDYWLNEFKPPLSGWSLFTDYPKHLSVREIQRSTYVLDVSREQMNDIQRHFDLHIWMLTCYFVFLFRMSGEGDQIVGVSGNDGEVIPLRMIMDGNTSFRKMYRQVSVKLKMNRNSRLPLNEIEYITQYSPILETIYGVDNTYAHSCLNWHVNKADEQWTLDISYHKYLFKESTIRKFATHYQSIVQASLVDDDIAVASIPILTEEDEDAYDALNDTAKALPVNLDIPAMLRDTVRRFHDRIALSSGQQKLTYGRLDALSNQVAQMLRQRGLSKGGFVTIFMERSIEAVIAILGVLKAGGAYIPLDPEHPDARNAYIISDTDSYIVITKECYTPRLVTLLDGRDLDDVVFCLDTGGLDLYPEDPCSVSLTGDDVAYVLYTSGTTGKPKGVLIPHVGVINLAADTMNHLQLNEQDVILQYSTFSFGASVYDIFSSLCSGSRLHLLTSKERYSVEMFTLAVQYTRATRIGILPTVFFNQLSTYLSDEDARKYVRVKSFVIGGEVLTGEVVRAFQQKLHHSPIIVNAYGSTEASVVTTTHTIDYIVPEYTSSICIGEPITNYEVLIVNEHNQPCPKNVMGELLIHSVGLAKGYLNEPGLTEKGFVIDPVHPQSGRIYYRSGDLVQLQDHGIQYMGRKDLQVKIGGYRIEIGEIEDNLEKHEQIKDAVVIPKEDEDGNTMLVAFYTSKTGQVLTKSELVQFLKIKVPAYMVPNYFNVVESLPVSPTGKIDRKQLALIDVAYDDEQNSNYIAPKDDLQRKIAAAWESAFHRTDIGIQDDFFEIGGHSLKICEILVMLKPQFPRLKMNDFFQYPTIEKLAERVTVLAQTDPNEALDKDNGEIKDLAEFPRSFYNSDLLIPSKVYRQKHILLTGATGYLGSRLLYELLNRSDDTIVYCLIRSPLGEDPRRRLSDVMSNYFGQDILEKLDNQVIVIHGDLEKYGLGLTAANNEFLRQKVDSIIHCGGDVRRFGDSEYFTRVNVESTNSLLELIRDKQDARFHFVSTLRIPEELALSGQWNQFTDRDLYDYSVTLDNVCTNSKLEAEKLVVHTCEVGGVPTTVYRVGNLSCHSQSGVFQRNIDNNAFYRMLKAMILLKKAPRVNWQVDITPIDYAGESITSLVLHQATVGKMFHICNPVQISYVDLVESFRAYGYDIELVELREYESWLLDRSRPKDARGLELAMAQLEGDGANNSPYRYTCPQTMEYLGGSHVTCQEMNHEFFKRLIDYAMSIGYFDQP, encoded by the coding sequence ATGAATACCCTACTGTTATCAGAGAAGACGAAAGATTATTGGCTCAATGAGTTTAAACCCCCTTTATCCGGATGGAGTCTGTTCACTGATTATCCCAAACATCTCTCGGTTAGAGAGATACAGCGTTCCACTTATGTATTGGACGTAAGCAGAGAGCAAATGAACGATATTCAAAGACATTTCGATCTGCACATATGGATGCTGACCTGTTATTTTGTTTTCCTTTTTAGAATGAGTGGAGAAGGAGATCAGATTGTTGGAGTAAGCGGAAATGATGGAGAAGTGATACCGCTGCGGATGATCATGGATGGAAATACCTCCTTCCGCAAGATGTATAGGCAGGTATCAGTCAAACTTAAAATGAACCGGAATTCCCGTCTCCCCCTCAATGAAATTGAGTACATAACCCAGTATTCGCCCATCCTAGAAACCATATATGGAGTAGACAATACTTATGCGCACAGTTGCTTGAACTGGCATGTGAACAAAGCTGATGAACAATGGACTTTAGATATTTCGTATCATAAGTACTTGTTCAAAGAGAGCACGATCCGCAAGTTTGCAACCCATTACCAAAGTATTGTTCAAGCCTCATTAGTGGATGACGATATTGCGGTAGCAAGTATTCCGATTCTGACCGAAGAAGATGAGGATGCTTATGATGCGCTTAATGATACAGCTAAAGCGCTGCCTGTAAACTTGGACATTCCTGCTATGCTAAGGGATACGGTCCGTCGTTTTCATGATCGCATTGCTCTATCGTCCGGTCAGCAAAAGCTCACGTATGGCAGGCTGGACGCTTTATCTAATCAAGTGGCACAGATGTTAAGACAGCGTGGTTTATCTAAAGGTGGATTTGTCACTATCTTCATGGAACGGAGTATCGAGGCAGTGATTGCGATACTCGGAGTTCTAAAAGCCGGGGGGGCTTATATCCCGCTTGATCCCGAGCACCCTGATGCTCGAAATGCTTATATTATTTCCGATACAGACAGTTATATTGTAATTACAAAGGAATGCTATACTCCGAGGTTAGTGACGCTGTTGGATGGAAGAGACTTAGACGATGTTGTTTTTTGCTTGGATACAGGGGGACTTGATCTATATCCAGAGGATCCTTGTAGCGTTTCTCTTACAGGTGATGACGTAGCATACGTTCTCTACACCTCTGGTACTACGGGTAAACCGAAGGGCGTCTTAATTCCCCACGTTGGTGTTATTAATCTTGCCGCTGATACGATGAATCATTTGCAGTTGAATGAGCAGGATGTCATTTTGCAGTATTCTACCTTCAGCTTTGGCGCTTCGGTATACGACATATTCAGTTCTCTTTGTAGCGGTTCAAGATTACATTTATTGACGAGTAAAGAGCGTTATTCGGTGGAAATGTTCACCTTGGCGGTTCAGTACACGAGGGCAACGCGGATTGGTATTTTGCCAACGGTGTTTTTTAATCAATTGTCCACTTATCTAAGTGATGAAGATGCGCGGAAGTACGTCAGAGTCAAGAGCTTTGTTATTGGCGGTGAGGTATTAACTGGAGAGGTTGTGCGGGCATTCCAACAGAAACTTCATCACAGTCCGATTATTGTAAATGCTTATGGGTCGACAGAGGCCTCCGTTGTGACGACGACGCATACTATTGATTATATTGTACCTGAATACACCTCGAGCATTTGTATCGGTGAGCCGATTACAAACTACGAGGTACTCATTGTGAACGAACATAACCAGCCTTGTCCGAAGAACGTTATGGGTGAGCTATTGATCCATTCAGTTGGATTAGCTAAGGGGTATCTTAACGAACCGGGGCTGACCGAGAAAGGTTTTGTTATAGATCCAGTTCATCCGCAATCTGGCAGGATATATTATCGTTCCGGTGATTTGGTGCAATTGCAGGATCATGGTATTCAGTATATGGGTCGCAAGGATCTGCAAGTGAAGATCGGGGGATATCGAATTGAGATTGGTGAAATTGAAGACAATCTAGAGAAGCATGAACAAATCAAGGATGCGGTTGTCATTCCTAAGGAAGATGAGGACGGCAATACAATGTTGGTTGCTTTCTATACTTCCAAGACAGGCCAGGTTCTAACTAAGAGTGAATTAGTGCAGTTTCTGAAGATCAAGGTGCCCGCATATATGGTTCCTAATTATTTTAATGTTGTGGAGTCATTGCCTGTATCACCTACCGGTAAAATAGATCGTAAGCAGCTAGCGTTAATTGATGTGGCTTACGATGATGAGCAAAACTCAAATTATATCGCCCCTAAGGACGATCTACAACGGAAGATTGCAGCCGCTTGGGAGAGTGCCTTTCATCGTACAGATATCGGCATTCAGGATGATTTCTTCGAGATTGGGGGGCACTCTCTAAAGATATGCGAGATACTTGTTATGCTGAAGCCTCAGTTTCCAAGGCTGAAAATGAATGATTTCTTCCAATATCCAACCATTGAGAAATTGGCTGAAAGAGTGACTGTTTTGGCCCAAACAGATCCTAATGAAGCGTTAGACAAGGATAACGGTGAAATAAAAGATTTAGCCGAATTCCCCCGTTCCTTTTATAATTCAGATCTATTGATTCCTAGTAAGGTGTACCGTCAGAAGCATATTCTGCTGACCGGTGCTACGGGTTATTTAGGCTCAAGGTTACTCTATGAGTTGCTAAATCGTAGTGACGATACCATAGTTTATTGTCTGATTCGCTCGCCTCTGGGAGAAGATCCACGTAGGCGGTTGTCTGATGTGATGAGCAACTATTTTGGACAAGATATATTAGAGAAGCTGGACAATCAGGTCATCGTGATTCACGGTGATTTGGAGAAGTATGGTCTGGGACTGACTGCAGCTAATAATGAATTTCTACGGCAAAAAGTCGATTCGATCATTCATTGCGGTGGCGATGTGAGGCGTTTTGGTGATTCGGAGTATTTCACTCGGGTGAATGTTGAGAGTACGAATTCATTACTGGAATTAATCCGAGACAAGCAGGATGCTCGTTTTCACTTTGTCTCGACACTGAGGATTCCTGAGGAGTTAGCGCTGAGTGGTCAATGGAATCAATTTACTGATAGGGATTTGTATGATTATTCAGTAACTCTTGATAATGTCTGTACGAACAGCAAGCTGGAAGCAGAGAAGCTGGTAGTTCATACCTGTGAGGTTGGGGGCGTTCCGACAACCGTATATCGCGTAGGTAACTTGTCTTGCCATTCACAAAGTGGTGTATTTCAACGGAATATAGACAACAATGCTTTTTATAGAATGCTGAAAGCCATGATTCTATTAAAGAAGGCGCCACGAGTTAACTGGCAGGTAGATATTACTCCGATAGATTATGCGGGCGAATCGATTACCTCGTTGGTACTTCATCAAGCCACGGTTGGTAAAATGTTTCATATATGCAACCCTGTACAAATTTCGTATGTAGATTTAGTAGAAAGCTTCCGAGCTTATGGTTATGACATTGAACTTGTAGAGTTAAGAGAGTATGAATCATGGCTGCTAGATCGCAGTCGACCTAAGGATGCTCGCGGATTGGAGCTGGCTATGGCCCAGCTTGAGGGTGACGGAGCTAATAATAGTCCGTATAGGTATACTTGCCCACAAACGATGGAGTATTTGGGTGGATCTCATGTGACCTGTCAGGAAATGAACCATGAGTTCTTCAAACGTTTGATCGATTACGCTATGTCCATAGGCTATTTCGATCAGCCATAA